The Paraburkholderia sp. BL23I1N1 sequence GTCGGGTAACAAGGCAGTCATAGGGGCGTTTTGCATGATCTTTAAATTCCTCCGCTCTGCATTACTGTGGCAACGGCAGCTTGGACTGTGCGACGTGGGAGAGGAGGTTTTCCACGGATACGTGCATCACATCGGTAAAGGGCTTCGGATACAGGCCCATGAACAGCGTCAGTGCGGCGAGCACCGCCAGCATGAAAAATTCGCGACGGTTGATGTCGACAAGGCCCTTCACGTGGTCGTTGGCGACCGCGCCGAAGTACACGCGCTTATACATCCACAGCGTGTAGGCCGCGCCGAGAATCAGCGTGAAAGCCGCACCGCCCGCGATCCAGAAGTTGTACTGGACAGCAGCCAGAATCACCATGAATTCGCCGACGAAACCGGAAGTACCCGGCAAGCCGCAATTGGCCATCGAGAACAGCATTACGAACGCCGCGAACTTCGGCATCACGTTGACGACACCGCCGTAATCGGCGATCTGACGCGAATGCATACGGTCGTACAGCACGCCGATGCTCAGGAACATCGCGCCCGACACGAAGCCGTGCGAGATCATCTGCACGATCGCGCCTTCCACGCCGAGCTGGTTGAAGATGAAGAAGCCGAGCGTCACGAAACCCATGTGCGCGATCGAGGAATACGCGACCAGCTTCTTCATGTCGGTCTGCACCATCGCGACCAGGCCGATGTAGATCACCGCGATCAGCGACAGCGAGATGACGACCGGTGCGAGGAAGTGGCTTGCGTCCGGCGTGATCGGCAGCGAGAAGCGCACAAAACCGTAGGCGCCCAGCTTCAGCATGATCGCGGCCAGCACGACGGAGCCGCCGGTCGGCGCTTCCACGTGGGCGTCAGGCAACCACGTGTGAACCGGCCACATCGGCACCTTCACGGCGAAAGCCAGGAAGAACGCTATAAATAACAATATCTGCGGGGTCATGCCGATCTGCGCGTTCTGCCACGTAGCCAGATCGAACGTGCCGGTCTCCACGTACAGGTACAGCAACGCAACCAGCATCAGCAGCGAGCCCATCAGCGTGTACAGGAAGAACTTGAACGCCGCATACACGCGGTTCGCTCCACCCCACACGCCGATGATGATGTACATCGGGATCAGCGTCGCTTCAAAGAACACGTAGAACAGCATGCCGTCCGCTGCGCTGAACACGCCGACCATGATGCCGGACAGGATCAGAAACGCAGCAAGGTACTGGGCCACGTTCTTCGTGATGACTTCCCACGCGGAGATCACGACGATCACCGTAATCAATGCGGTCAACACGACGAACCACATCGAGATGCCGTCGACACCCAGGTGGTACGTAATGTTGAAGCGCTCGATCCAGTTCGCCTTTTCGACGAACTGCAGATCGGCGGTGCTCGAATCAAAACCGGTAATCAGCGGGATCGTCACAATGAAGCTGACGACCGAGCCGATCAGCGCGATCCAGCGCGCCGGAGCTGGGTTCCGGTCGGAACCGACAGCCAGGACCAGAAGACCTACGAGGATCGGTAACCAGATCGCGATACTGAGAATCGGATAAGCGTGCATTAGTGTCCCTCGCCTTATTTGCCGCCGAGCGTTACAAACAGGGTCAGGAGCCCCAACATGCCGATAATCATGGCAAACGCGTAGTGGTAGATGTAGCCGGATTGGAGGAAGCGGATCACGCCGGCAAACCAGCCGATAAAGCGTGCGCTGCCGTTGACGATGCCGTCGATAACCACGACGTCGCCTTCCTTCCAGAGACCACGGCCAATTGCCACGGCGCCCCGCGCGAACACGACTTCGTTGATCTTGTCCATGTAGTACTTGTTGTCGAGCAGCGTGTAGATCGGACCGAACGCGCGCTTGATGACAGCCGGCAGATCAGGACGAACCAGGTACAGGAACCACGCGACCAGCACACCCGCGAGCGCCAGCCACACCGGCAGACCCGAGACCGAATGCAGGCCCATCGACGCCCAGCCCTGGAATTCTTCAGTCATCTCATGCAGCGCCGGATGGTTTTCGCCGATGAAGATCACCTTGTCGAACGCCACGCCGTGCTGGAAGAAGTCGCCGAACAGCATCGGGCCGACAGCGATCGCACCGATCACCACCGACGGAATCGCCAGTAGCACCAGCGGCAGCCACACCACCCACGGCGTTTCATGCGGCTCATGCGCATGATCGTCGTGACCATGGGCATGGCCGTGCGCGTCATGGCCGTGACCGTCATGCGCATGCGCTGCCGCTTCGATGCCCATCGGCGATTCCGGATGCTTCGGATCGCGGAAGCGCTCCTTGCCGTGGAACACCAGGAAGTACATACGGAACGAATACAGCGCAGTGACGAACACGCTCGCCACGACCGCGAAGTACGCGAAACCCGAACCCGGCAGATGCGACAGCTTCACTGCGTCGATGATCGAGTCTTTCGAGTAGAAGCCTGAGAAGAACGGCGTACCGATCAGCGCGAGCGAACCGACCAGCGACGTGATCCACGTGATCGGCATGTACTTGCGCAGGCCGCCCATATTGCGGATGTCCTGATCGTGGTGCATGCCGATAATCACGGAACCCGCGCCGAGGAACAGCAGCGCCTTGAAAAACGCGTGCGTCATCAGGTGGAAGATGGCAACCGAGTAAGCCGATGCGCCGAGTGCGACCGTCATGTAACCGAGTTGCGACAGCGTCGAGTAAGCTACCACGCGTTTGATGTCGTTCTGGACGATCCCGAGGAAGCCCATGAACAGCGCCGTGATTGCGCCGATCACCATCACGAACGACAGCGCCGTATCCGACAGTTCGAACAGCGGCGACATGCGCGCAACCATGAAGATACCGGCCGTCACCATGGTTGCCGCGTGAATCAGTGCGGAGATCGGGGTCGGGCCTTCCATCGAATCCGGCAGCCAGACGTGCAGCGGGAACTGCGCCGACTTACCCATCGCGCCGATGAAGAGGCAGATGCAGGCGACCGTCAGCAGACCCCAGTCCGTGCCCGGGAAACTCAATGCCGCGAGTTCGGTGCGCTTCGCGAAAACGTCGCCGTAGTTCATCGAACCGGCGAACGCGAACAGCAGGCCAATACCGAGCAGGAACCCGAAGTCGCCGATGCGGTTCACGAGGAACGCTTTCATGTTCGCGTAGATCGCGCTCTCACGGGTGAAGTAGAAGCCGATCAGCAGGTACGACACCAGACCCACTGCTTCCCAGCCGAAGAACAGCTGCAGGAAATTGTTGCTCATCACGAGCATCAGCATCGAGAACGTGAAGAGCGCGATGTACGAGAAGAAGCGCTGGTAGCCGTCGTCATCGGCCATGTAGCCGATCGTGTAGATGTGCACCATGAGCGACACGAAGGTCACCACGCACATCATCATCGCGGTCAGCGAGTCGATCAGGAAGCCGATCTCGAACCTGGTCTTGCCGATCGACATCCATTCATAGACGGTCGCGTTGAAGCTTGCGCCGTCCATGACCTGGAAGAAGACGATGGAGGAAAGGATGAACGAGATTGCGACGCCGAGGATCGTCACCGAGTGCGCACCGGCTCGCCCCACCGCTTTTCCGAAGAGCCCCGCAATCAGGGAGCCGGCCAGCGGTGCCAGCGGGATCGCCAGCAGCAGGTTTTCATTGAGTGTCGTTGACATAACCGCTTTACCTGAAATTAACCTTTGAGCTGATCGAGGTCCTCGACATTGATCGTGTCGAGGCTACGGAACAGGGTCACCAGAATTGCGAGGCCGATCGCCGCTTCCGCTGCTGCAACCGTCAGCACGAAGAAGACGAAGATCTGACCATGCACGTCGCCGAGATAATGCGAGAACGCGACAAAATTGGTGTTCACCGCCAGCAGCATCAGTTCGATCGCCATCAGGATGATGATGACGTTGCGACGGTTCAGGAAAATGCCCACGACACTGATTGCAAACAGGATCGCGCCGAGGACAAGGTAATGAGCAAGGGTCAACATGATTTCTATCTCCTGTCCGCTCAGCTGTTTTTAGCGGGTGCCGAGTCGGCCGCTGCTGCCGCTGCGGCGGCTTCTTCCGCCGCGACAGTTGCCGCGGTCTTTTCAGATGCCATCTTCACGATACGCACACGGTCCTGAGCACGCACCTTGACCTGCTCGCTGATGTTCTGGCGCTTGCTGTCTTTCTTGTGGCTCGTGGTCAGCGCAATCGCCGCGATGATCGCCACCAGCAGCACAAGGCCGGCGACTTCGAAGGCGAAGATGTAGTCCGTGTAGATGACCTTGCCGATCAGGCGGGTGTTCGACCAGTCGCCCATACCGTTCGCGGCGGACGTGGTATCGCGCAGCGCCGTGGCGGTCGCGCCATAGCCGTGCCACAGAATCAGCGCGGTCTCGATCACGATGATCGCGCCCACCAGCGTGGCCATTGGCACGAAGCGTTTGAAGTCTTTTCGCAGCACGTCGATGTTGATGTCCAGCATCATCACGACGAACAGGAACAGCACCATCACCGCGCCCACGTACACCAGCACCAGCAGGATCGCGAGGAACTCGGCCTGCAGCAGCATCCAGATCGCGGCTGCGTTGAAGAACGCCAGCACCAGAAACAGTGCGGACGAAACCGGGTTGCGCGAGGTGATCACCTTCAGCCCTGAAACCACCAGGAGCAGCGCGAAGATGTAGAACAGTACGGTCGTGA is a genomic window containing:
- a CDS encoding NADH-quinone oxidoreductase subunit J, with amino-acid sequence MEFTTVLFYIFALLLVVSGLKVITSRNPVSSALFLVLAFFNAAAIWMLLQAEFLAILLVLVYVGAVMVLFLFVVMMLDINIDVLRKDFKRFVPMATLVGAIIVIETALILWHGYGATATALRDTTSAANGMGDWSNTRLIGKVIYTDYIFAFEVAGLVLLVAIIAAIALTTSHKKDSKRQNISEQVKVRAQDRVRIVKMASEKTAATVAAEEAAAAAAAADSAPAKNS
- the nuoK gene encoding NADH-quinone oxidoreductase subunit NuoK; translated protein: MLTLAHYLVLGAILFAISVVGIFLNRRNVIIILMAIELMLLAVNTNFVAFSHYLGDVHGQIFVFFVLTVAAAEAAIGLAILVTLFRSLDTINVEDLDQLKG
- the nuoL gene encoding NADH-quinone oxidoreductase subunit L, which encodes MSTTLNENLLLAIPLAPLAGSLIAGLFGKAVGRAGAHSVTILGVAISFILSSIVFFQVMDGASFNATVYEWMSIGKTRFEIGFLIDSLTAMMMCVVTFVSLMVHIYTIGYMADDDGYQRFFSYIALFTFSMLMLVMSNNFLQLFFGWEAVGLVSYLLIGFYFTRESAIYANMKAFLVNRIGDFGFLLGIGLLFAFAGSMNYGDVFAKRTELAALSFPGTDWGLLTVACICLFIGAMGKSAQFPLHVWLPDSMEGPTPISALIHAATMVTAGIFMVARMSPLFELSDTALSFVMVIGAITALFMGFLGIVQNDIKRVVAYSTLSQLGYMTVALGASAYSVAIFHLMTHAFFKALLFLGAGSVIIGMHHDQDIRNMGGLRKYMPITWITSLVGSLALIGTPFFSGFYSKDSIIDAVKLSHLPGSGFAYFAVVASVFVTALYSFRMYFLVFHGKERFRDPKHPESPMGIEAAAHAHDGHGHDAHGHAHGHDDHAHEPHETPWVVWLPLVLLAIPSVVIGAIAVGPMLFGDFFQHGVAFDKVIFIGENHPALHEMTEEFQGWASMGLHSVSGLPVWLALAGVLVAWFLYLVRPDLPAVIKRAFGPIYTLLDNKYYMDKINEVVFARGAVAIGRGLWKEGDVVVIDGIVNGSARFIGWFAGVIRFLQSGYIYHYAFAMIIGMLGLLTLFVTLGGK
- a CDS encoding NADH-quinone oxidoreductase subunit M; this encodes MHAYPILSIAIWLPILVGLLVLAVGSDRNPAPARWIALIGSVVSFIVTIPLITGFDSSTADLQFVEKANWIERFNITYHLGVDGISMWFVVLTALITVIVVISAWEVITKNVAQYLAAFLILSGIMVGVFSAADGMLFYVFFEATLIPMYIIIGVWGGANRVYAAFKFFLYTLMGSLLMLVALLYLYVETGTFDLATWQNAQIGMTPQILLFIAFFLAFAVKVPMWPVHTWLPDAHVEAPTGGSVVLAAIMLKLGAYGFVRFSLPITPDASHFLAPVVISLSLIAVIYIGLVAMVQTDMKKLVAYSSIAHMGFVTLGFFIFNQLGVEGAIVQMISHGFVSGAMFLSIGVLYDRMHSRQIADYGGVVNVMPKFAAFVMLFSMANCGLPGTSGFVGEFMVILAAVQYNFWIAGGAAFTLILGAAYTLWMYKRVYFGAVANDHVKGLVDINRREFFMLAVLAALTLFMGLYPKPFTDVMHVSVENLLSHVAQSKLPLPQ